Proteins found in one Abyssibius alkaniclasticus genomic segment:
- the lpdA gene encoding dihydrolipoyl dehydrogenase yields MADYDVIIIGGGPGGYVCAIRCAQLGLKVACVEGRGALGGTCLNVGCIPSKALLHASHSLHEAEHNFEKMGLMGGKPTVDWGKMIGYKDDVIKANTQGIEFLFKKNKVDYIKGWGKITAKDEVTVGDDVHKAKNIVIATGSEPSTLPGVEVDEKVVVTSTGALSLPKVPKSMVVIGAGVIGLEMGSVYARLGTEVTVVEYLDAITPGMDGEICKVFQRMLAKQGLKFIMGAAVQGVKATKSKATVSYKLRKNDKEAALEAECVLVATGRRPYTEGLGLAELGVEMTERKQVKTDAHWRTNIESIYAIGDVIVGPMLAHKAEDEGIAVAETIAGQAGHVNYGVIPGVIYTAPEVASVGQTEEQLKDEGRAYKVGKFSFMGNARAKAVFAGDGFVKILADKDTDRVLGCHLIGPSAGELIHEICVAMEFGASAEDIARTCHAHPTFSEAMREAALACGDGAVHA; encoded by the coding sequence ATGGCTGACTATGACGTAATCATCATCGGCGGCGGCCCCGGCGGCTATGTCTGCGCCATTCGCTGCGCGCAACTGGGGCTGAAGGTGGCCTGTGTTGAAGGACGCGGCGCGCTGGGGGGCACTTGCCTAAATGTCGGCTGTATCCCGTCAAAGGCGCTGCTCCATGCCAGCCATTCCTTGCACGAGGCCGAGCATAATTTCGAGAAAATGGGCCTGATGGGCGGCAAACCCACGGTCGATTGGGGCAAGATGATTGGCTATAAGGATGATGTCATCAAAGCCAATACCCAGGGCATCGAGTTTTTGTTCAAGAAGAACAAGGTCGACTATATCAAGGGCTGGGGCAAGATCACCGCGAAGGACGAGGTGACGGTTGGCGATGATGTGCATAAGGCCAAGAATATCGTCATCGCGACAGGCTCCGAACCCTCCACCCTGCCGGGTGTCGAGGTGGACGAGAAGGTTGTTGTCACATCGACCGGCGCGCTGAGCCTGCCGAAAGTGCCAAAATCGATGGTGGTGATTGGCGCGGGCGTGATCGGGCTGGAAATGGGCAGCGTCTATGCGCGCCTTGGCACCGAGGTGACGGTGGTTGAATACTTGGACGCGATCACCCCCGGTATGGATGGCGAGATCTGCAAGGTCTTCCAGCGGATGCTCGCCAAACAGGGGCTGAAATTCATCATGGGCGCGGCTGTGCAGGGCGTGAAGGCGACGAAATCCAAGGCCACGGTCAGCTACAAACTGCGCAAGAACGACAAAGAGGCCGCGTTGGAGGCCGAGTGCGTTCTCGTCGCCACAGGCCGCCGCCCCTATACCGAAGGGCTGGGGCTGGCAGAACTGGGCGTGGAGATGACCGAGCGCAAACAGGTGAAAACCGATGCGCATTGGCGCACGAATATCGAGAGTATCTACGCGATTGGCGATGTGATTGTGGGCCCGATGCTCGCCCATAAGGCCGAGGATGAAGGCATTGCCGTGGCCGAAACCATTGCCGGCCAGGCGGGCCATGTGAATTACGGCGTCATTCCCGGTGTCATTTACACCGCCCCCGAAGTGGCCAGCGTGGGCCAGACCGAAGAGCAGCTGAAAGACGAGGGCCGCGCCTATAAGGTGGGCAAGTTCAGCTTCATGGGCAATGCCCGCGCCAAGGCGGTGTTCGCGGGCGATGGCTTCGTCAAGATCCTTGCCGACAAGGATACCGACCGCGTGCTTGGCTGCCACCTGATCGGCCCTTCGGCGGGCGAGCTTATCCACGAAATTTGCGTGGCAATGGAGTTCGGCGCCAGTGCCGAGGACATTGCCCGCACCTGCCATGCGCATCCAACCTTCTCGGAAGCCATGCGCGAAGCGGCTCTGGCCTGTGGTGACGGCGCGGTTCACGCCTGA
- a CDS encoding GntR family transcriptional regulator — MIRPRPIQTDLVLPAHEVLYRALRTRIMHGEMEPGESLTLRGIAAAHGVSMTPAREAVRRLVAEGALKMTQSGRVSTPELSNERIEELASLRALLEPELAARALPRAHAALIERMSAINATVDQMIVKADSTGYVRTNLEFHRLLYLRAQAPAMLALTETVWLQAGPTMRALYQRLRRRQGSEHHRTILACLRAGDEPGLRLAVRADVTNGLRMLLA, encoded by the coding sequence ATGATCAGACCGCGCCCCATCCAGACAGACCTTGTTTTGCCCGCGCATGAAGTGCTGTATCGTGCGCTGCGCACACGCATCATGCATGGGGAAATGGAGCCGGGCGAAAGCCTGACGCTGCGCGGCATTGCGGCAGCGCATGGTGTTTCGATGACCCCGGCGCGCGAGGCGGTGCGCCGGCTGGTGGCCGAAGGCGCGCTGAAAATGACGCAATCGGGCCGTGTTTCAACGCCCGAGCTTTCCAACGAGCGGATCGAGGAGCTGGCATCGCTGCGCGCCTTGCTGGAGCCTGAACTGGCCGCCCGCGCCCTGCCGCGCGCCCATGCGGCGCTGATCGAGCGGATGAGCGCCATCAATGCCACGGTTGACCAGATGATCGTAAAGGCCGATTCAACCGGCTATGTGCGCACCAATCTGGAGTTTCACCGGCTGCTCTATTTGCGCGCGCAAGCGCCCGCCATGCTGGCGCTGACTGAGACCGTCTGGCTGCAAGCCGGGCCGACGATGCGCGCGCTTTACCAGCGGCTGCGGCGGCGGCAGGGCAGCGAGCATCATCGCACGATACTGGCCTGTTTGCGGGCAGGCGATGAGCCGGGATTGCGCCTTGCGGTGCGCGCCGATGTGACCAACGGGTTGCGGATGCTGCTCGCCTGA
- a CDS encoding M48 family metallopeptidase, whose amino-acid sequence MLHLDDPKAAVHLRTHARARKLTLRVSSVDGTVTLTMPPRLPLAEARAFLARQADWLRPRLDAAPTLIPVTSLTHIPFQGEDLPLRPHSGKRAQFAPGVLLLPQGEGAGPALARLLKARARLALAEASECYAAALGRPYGRITLRDPRGRWGSCSSRGDLMFAWRLILAPPAVLDYVAAHEVAHLAEMNHSPEFWAVVARLMPDYVTPRDWLRAHGASLHRFDFS is encoded by the coding sequence GTGCTGCACCTGGACGACCCCAAGGCTGCCGTGCATTTGCGCACACATGCCCGCGCCCGCAAGCTGACATTGCGGGTCTCATCGGTCGATGGCACCGTGACCCTGACCATGCCGCCACGCCTGCCCCTGGCCGAAGCACGCGCCTTTCTGGCCCGTCAGGCCGATTGGCTGCGCCCCAGGCTGGACGCCGCGCCCACGCTTATCCCCGTCACCAGCCTCACCCATATCCCCTTTCAGGGCGAAGACCTGCCGCTGCGCCCGCATTCCGGCAAGCGCGCGCAATTCGCCCCCGGCGTGCTGCTGCTGCCACAGGGCGAGGGCGCGGGCCCCGCTTTGGCGCGGCTGCTGAAAGCGCGTGCGCGGCTGGCTTTGGCCGAGGCGAGCGAGTGTTACGCCGCCGCCCTTGGCCGGCCCTATGGCCGCATCACTTTGCGCGACCCGCGCGGGCGCTGGGGCTCGTGTTCATCGCGCGGCGATCTGATGTTTGCATGGCGGCTGATCCTTGCGCCGCCCGCCGTGTTGGACTATGTGGCCGCGCATGAGGTGGCCCATCTGGCGGAAATGAACCATTCACCCGAGTTCTGGGCCGTTGTGGCGCGGCTTATGCCCGATTATGTCACCCCGCGCGACTGGCTGCGCGCCCACGGCGCCAGCCTGCACAGGTTCGACTTTTCTTGA
- a CDS encoding polyhydroxyalkanoate depolymerase, protein MLYHAYEMTHAALSPMRAAAQFSRETLQNPLNPFAASYGARATAAAFEMFISATRRYGKPEFGLATTLVDGVETPVVEEITQRLPFGDLLHFRRDTPAAARRNDPKLLIVAPMSGHYATLLRGTVAAMLPTHDVYITDWTDARDIPLAEGSFGLDDYVDYLIKFCETLGADGTRPAVLAVCQPGVPMMVASALMSARGDAFRPSSIALMGSPVDTAINPKQPNELATSNPLSWFENNVVTTVPWPNKGFMRRVYPGFLQLSGFMTMNFERHMDAHVSQFHNLTQGDGESAESHNKFYDEYNAVMDLSADFYLETIERVFQKRLLAQNAYEYRGRRIDMGAVTDTAYMTIEGEKDDITGLGQTEAALGLLSNLPDAQKLHYVQEGVGHYGVFNGRRWRGEIQPRLAAFIAAHRAAPAKPRVSKG, encoded by the coding sequence ATGCTTTATCACGCCTACGAAATGACACATGCAGCCCTGTCGCCGATGCGGGCTGCCGCGCAGTTCAGCCGTGAAACCCTGCAAAATCCACTTAACCCCTTTGCCGCCAGCTATGGCGCGCGGGCCACGGCTGCGGCGTTTGAAATGTTCATCTCTGCCACGCGCCGCTATGGCAAACCCGAATTTGGCCTTGCCACCACGCTGGTTGACGGCGTTGAAACCCCGGTCGTTGAAGAGATCACCCAGCGCCTGCCCTTTGGCGATTTGCTGCATTTCCGCCGCGACACACCCGCCGCCGCCCGCCGTAACGACCCGAAATTGCTGATTGTTGCGCCCATGTCGGGCCATTACGCGACCCTGCTGCGCGGCACGGTTGCCGCCATGTTGCCCACGCATGATGTCTACATCACCGATTGGACCGATGCGCGTGACATTCCGCTGGCCGAAGGCAGCTTCGGGCTGGATGACTATGTCGACTACCTCATCAAATTCTGCGAAACGCTGGGGGCCGATGGCACGCGCCCCGCTGTGCTGGCCGTCTGCCAGCCAGGCGTGCCGATGATGGTTGCCTCGGCGCTGATGTCGGCGCGCGGCGATGCGTTCCGCCCGTCAAGTATTGCGCTGATGGGCTCGCCGGTTGATACCGCGATCAACCCGAAACAGCCCAACGAGCTGGCCACCAGCAACCCGCTTTCGTGGTTTGAAAACAACGTTGTCACCACCGTGCCCTGGCCGAACAAGGGGTTTATGCGCCGCGTCTATCCCGGCTTTTTGCAGCTTTCGGGCTTCATGACGATGAATTTCGAACGGCATATGGATGCCCATGTCAGCCAGTTCCACAATCTTACGCAGGGCGACGGGGAATCGGCGGAATCGCACAATAAATTCTATGACGAGTATAACGCGGTAATGGACCTGTCGGCCGATTTCTACCTCGAAACCATCGAGCGCGTGTTCCAAAAGCGGCTTCTGGCGCAAAACGCCTATGAATATCGCGGCAGGCGCATCGATATGGGCGCGGTCACAGACACCGCCTATATGACGATCGAAGGTGAAAAGGACGACATTACCGGCCTTGGCCAGACCGAGGCCGCGCTTGGCCTGCTGTCAAACTTGCCCGATGCGCAAAAGCTGCATTATGTGCAGGAAGGCGTGGGCCATTACGGTGTGTTCAACGGGCGCCGCTGGCGGGGCGAGATCCAGCCGCGGCTGGCCGCGTTCATCGCCGCGCATCGCGCTGCCCCCGCAAAGCCCCGTGTTTCGAAGGGCTGA
- a CDS encoding TIGR02300 family protein, producing the protein MPNEEWGVKRACPKCATRFYDLNKDPMICPSCAHSFTLASILEQLSGRSGAKAKAAEAKAAAEADDDVDLLDDSDDDVDPGDELLEDDDDDTVSLDDIADVASKDDES; encoded by the coding sequence ATGCCCAATGAAGAATGGGGTGTAAAGCGCGCCTGCCCGAAATGTGCGACGCGGTTTTACGACCTGAACAAAGATCCGATGATTTGCCCGAGCTGTGCGCATAGCTTCACGCTGGCCAGCATTCTGGAGCAGCTGAGCGGGCGTTCTGGCGCCAAGGCCAAGGCCGCCGAAGCCAAAGCCGCCGCCGAGGCCGATGATGATGTCGATCTGCTCGACGATTCGGATGATGATGTCGACCCCGGCGACGAGTTGCTGGAAGATGACGATGACGATACCGTCAGCCTTGACGATATCGCCGATGTCGCCAGCAAAGACGACGAGTCGTAA
- a CDS encoding uracil-DNA glycosylase family protein, giving the protein MTDNIAWIQTFTGKRLDLDPPNPDQIDIVDIAHGLSMLCRFNGQCTRFYSVAEHSVHVSHEIAPKFALVGLLHDAAEAYLGDVPSPLKKQLSQFKTFEGKMEVAIGKKFDIKPDLFKDRELKRADVQLLIDEKAVLMVDPPEPWPPGAPDVKDASRIECWEPALAKQKFLERFAELTAISPAPNETEPPMILPDILSTGLKVIFCGTAVGRTSAREGRYYANKGNSFWKTLFEIGLTDEPLTPERQLELLQYGVGLTDLNKFETGMDRQVSLTQRNAERLVGIVEAYKPRSVAFNGKKAAETVFGGKMDYGMQARSAQFGEVDIWVLPSTSGAGRGYFDIDVWNDFAAWLSKTG; this is encoded by the coding sequence ATGACCGACAATATAGCATGGATTCAAACTTTCACCGGCAAACGGCTTGACCTTGATCCACCCAATCCTGATCAGATCGACATAGTCGATATCGCACACGGTCTGTCGATGCTGTGCCGCTTTAACGGGCAATGCACACGGTTCTATTCTGTCGCCGAACATTCGGTGCATGTATCCCACGAAATTGCCCCGAAATTTGCTTTGGTCGGACTTTTACATGATGCTGCCGAAGCCTATTTGGGTGATGTGCCCTCGCCGCTCAAGAAGCAACTTAGCCAGTTCAAAACCTTTGAAGGTAAAATGGAGGTAGCTATTGGCAAAAAGTTTGATATCAAGCCCGACCTATTCAAAGATCGCGAGCTGAAACGCGCTGACGTTCAGTTGTTGATAGACGAAAAAGCGGTTTTGATGGTCGACCCACCCGAACCATGGCCGCCCGGTGCGCCAGACGTGAAAGACGCAAGCCGGATCGAATGCTGGGAGCCTGCATTAGCGAAGCAGAAGTTTCTGGAACGGTTTGCGGAGCTCACGGCGATCTCGCCAGCACCAAATGAAACCGAACCACCGATGATCCTCCCCGATATTTTATCGACGGGACTAAAGGTAATATTTTGCGGCACGGCGGTCGGTCGAACATCCGCGCGTGAGGGGCGATATTATGCAAACAAGGGCAACTCGTTTTGGAAAACCTTGTTTGAGATTGGGCTAACCGACGAACCGCTAACTCCAGAGCGGCAACTTGAGCTGCTGCAGTATGGGGTTGGACTAACCGATTTGAACAAGTTCGAAACCGGTATGGATCGACAAGTTTCTCTAACCCAGCGTAATGCTGAACGGCTGGTAGGAATCGTAGAAGCCTACAAACCCCGTTCGGTCGCATTTAACGGCAAAAAGGCAGCGGAGACCGTTTTCGGCGGTAAAATGGATTACGGCATGCAAGCGCGTAGCGCACAATTCGGCGAAGTTGATATTTGGGTGCTACCATCAACGTCCGGTGCAGGTCGCGGATACTTCGACATCGATGTTTGGAATGACTTTGCAGCTTGGTTGAGCAAAACAGGGTGA
- a CDS encoding helix-turn-helix transcriptional regulator, whose product MEQHLRSFLAGQLRVYRRKAGLTQAELAARIERTAEAISNLERGKSIPTLETLIAIAAALSVPMRDFFPSGELDHGVSQNRLNSEAEAMALLRGLTDSQLRVALAQINALGNM is encoded by the coding sequence ATGGAGCAACATCTTAGATCATTTCTGGCGGGGCAATTGCGGGTGTATCGGCGCAAGGCCGGGCTAACCCAAGCCGAACTGGCGGCGCGGATCGAACGAACCGCTGAAGCGATATCCAATCTCGAGCGCGGCAAAAGCATTCCGACACTGGAAACGCTGATTGCGATTGCAGCGGCGCTTAGCGTTCCGATGCGCGACTTCTTCCCAAGCGGCGAGCTGGATCATGGTGTCAGCCAGAACCGATTGAATTCAGAAGCGGAAGCGATGGCACTGTTGCGGGGGTTAACGGACAGCCAACTGCGTGTGGCGCTAGCGCAGATAAATGCACTGGGGAACATGTGA
- a CDS encoding AAA family ATPase — translation MLKSLHFQNFKSWREAELDCAPITGFFGTNSSGKTSLIQFLLMLKQTKDGTDRAISLDLNGDMVSLGTASDAIHRHDESLLLRWDLEFTLETDLALADATEKRTAVIAKSRKFGVSAANFVQNKAPISNRLSYRLGGLEFTLEPKGSQNLQFDLTCKKLQEGAVDFSFLRTKGRAWQLPGPIKSYAFPDQARTYFQNAGFLADLEAAYEAQLDQLYYLGPLRQYPQRDYLWSRSRPSDVGQRGEKAIDAILAATEAKEQRNLKKKGHLKTFQEMIAYWLKEMCLIEEFRVEEIAPNSNRWQARVKTRKDASEVLLTDVGFGISQVLPVITLLQYVPEGSTVILEQPEIHLHPLAQAALADVIIQAAVHRKVQVILESHSEHLLLRLQRRIAEEAISSDDVLLYFCDAPKGESKITKLDVDLFGNINNWPDKFMGDAFSEAAQAEIARLKRKTAK, via the coding sequence ATGCTTAAGTCACTGCATTTCCAAAATTTCAAGTCTTGGCGAGAAGCGGAACTGGATTGCGCTCCCATCACAGGTTTCTTTGGCACTAACTCATCTGGCAAAACAAGCTTGATACAGTTCCTGCTCATGCTGAAGCAAACAAAAGACGGAACCGATAGGGCAATATCTCTCGATCTGAACGGCGACATGGTATCCTTAGGAACTGCTTCAGACGCAATTCACAGGCACGATGAAAGCTTGTTACTACGATGGGATCTGGAGTTCACTCTTGAAACTGATCTGGCGCTAGCAGACGCGACTGAAAAAAGAACTGCTGTGATTGCAAAAAGTAGAAAGTTTGGTGTCAGTGCGGCGAATTTCGTCCAAAACAAGGCACCCATTTCTAATAGATTGAGCTACCGCCTAGGGGGTTTGGAATTCACCCTTGAGCCTAAAGGGAGCCAGAACCTTCAATTCGATCTAACTTGTAAAAAGTTGCAAGAGGGCGCAGTCGATTTTAGTTTCCTGCGAACAAAAGGCCGCGCATGGCAATTGCCTGGACCAATCAAGTCATATGCGTTCCCCGACCAAGCGCGAACCTATTTTCAAAACGCTGGATTTTTGGCGGACTTAGAGGCTGCTTATGAGGCGCAATTAGACCAACTGTACTATCTCGGGCCGCTGCGGCAATATCCACAGCGCGACTATCTTTGGTCGCGTTCGCGGCCATCCGATGTAGGGCAACGAGGAGAAAAAGCCATCGACGCAATACTCGCCGCGACGGAAGCGAAAGAACAGCGAAATTTGAAGAAAAAAGGGCACCTCAAGACGTTTCAGGAGATGATTGCCTATTGGCTGAAAGAAATGTGCTTAATCGAAGAATTTCGAGTCGAAGAGATCGCTCCGAATTCCAATCGCTGGCAGGCTCGAGTGAAAACGCGAAAGGATGCCAGTGAGGTCCTGTTGACTGATGTAGGTTTTGGAATTTCACAGGTATTGCCAGTGATCACACTACTTCAGTATGTGCCTGAAGGATCAACTGTCATTTTAGAACAACCCGAGATACACTTACACCCATTGGCACAAGCAGCGCTAGCAGATGTCATTATTCAAGCCGCAGTCCACCGTAAAGTTCAAGTAATCCTTGAGAGTCATTCAGAGCACTTACTTCTACGGCTACAACGAAGAATCGCTGAAGAAGCGATTTCTAGCGATGATGTTTTACTGTATTTTTGTGATGCACCTAAAGGTGAGAGTAAAATCACTAAGCTTGATGTTGATCTTTTTGGAAATATTAATAATTGGCCAGACAAGTTCATGGGTGACGCCTTTAGTGAGGCAGCGCAAGCAGAAATTGCTCGCCTCAAACGCAAGACGGCGAAATAA
- a CDS encoding tyrosine-type recombinase/integrase, with product MLKTITGPLLQGSPQERVHYALTGEKPHRDAKLLLMLGDELVSALTTAQLRRWHGLIRVEVGAHTANRVMSMLKGILALAEEDFGVRVCAMPTNLAKRKSKPKKEILSPEEVAALIAHAKADPERGIFYAFPFLTGVRVSEQLGLLWSDIDLDRNVITICRVQERDGTTIETTKTEAGARDIPISATLRGLLLAWRLVCPRLDGELYRVFPGPGVPQQWPLPRLGGGGPVLYSNFLKRYWRPAFKASGIRYVTHHSARHSFVSVLQAQGVEVGLVAKLAGHASAAVTLGHYTQAVRGGADALALLDLAYQGQGA from the coding sequence TTGCTCAAAACCATCACCGGGCCACTGCTGCAGGGCAGCCCCCAAGAGCGTGTTCACTATGCCTTGACCGGCGAAAAGCCGCACCGCGATGCGAAGCTGCTGTTGATGTTGGGCGACGAATTGGTATCAGCCCTGACAACTGCCCAACTGCGGCGCTGGCATGGCCTTATTCGCGTCGAGGTTGGCGCACACACGGCCAATAGAGTGATGTCGATGCTCAAAGGCATTCTCGCGCTGGCGGAAGAGGATTTTGGTGTGCGGGTCTGCGCGATGCCGACCAATCTGGCCAAGCGTAAATCCAAGCCCAAGAAAGAAATCCTCTCGCCCGAAGAAGTGGCGGCTTTGATCGCCCATGCCAAGGCGGACCCTGAGCGCGGCATCTTTTACGCCTTTCCGTTCCTCACCGGCGTGCGTGTTTCTGAACAGCTCGGCCTGCTCTGGTCGGATATCGATCTTGATCGCAACGTTATCACCATCTGCCGCGTGCAAGAGCGCGATGGCACCACCATCGAAACAACTAAAACCGAGGCTGGAGCGCGCGACATCCCGATCTCCGCCACCCTTCGCGGCCTGCTACTCGCATGGCGCTTGGTGTGCCCGCGCCTTGATGGTGAACTCTATCGGGTATTTCCCGGCCCCGGTGTGCCGCAGCAATGGCCGCTTCCGCGTTTGGGCGGGGGCGGCCCGGTGCTGTATTCAAACTTCCTCAAGCGCTATTGGCGGCCCGCCTTTAAGGCATCGGGCATTCGATACGTCACCCACCATTCTGCGCGGCATAGCTTCGTGTCTGTGCTGCAGGCGCAAGGTGTGGAGGTTGGGCTGGTTGCCAAGCTGGCGGGGCATGCCAGCGCCGCCGTGACACTCGGCCATTATACGCAAGCTGTGCGCGGTGGAGCCGATGCGCTGGCGTTGTTGGATCTGGCCTATCAGGGGCAGGGGGCGTGA
- a CDS encoding calcium-binding protein: MALLTINRKFFGNSEAFANGFLSLAALDSNSDGVIDQNDTAYADLVLWQDADVDGNTDAGELTTLVDAGVVSIDLGSISVDETNSGHTVSDRSTVTWVDGHSTVIEDIWFEVDQRKSDYILPDNFTYSAEAIVLPVLYGYGHIPSTWVALSQDAALVSESSSLVQQVNSGDIAGFLGNFEQFMLNWAGVADVDPSSRGSYIDGRHLAFLEEFYGTDFLQPGHGSNPGSANPNAKASVDLEAQFDELVEKFAARFMAQASDSGIILSVMNSGSLPTTASAVGFLSVLASTLDAQTNQLSGSNADIFTAVFDSVANGALNLENALVVIKLLKLDLDDGQGGYDADFSIAAQIYGDPAIAQTMLYLYQHSNDTSNMETGTDGADSISGSAANDLMFGLAGDDNLSSGSGNNVFFGGAGDDTMLGGTGDDKYIYRLGDGNDVITDLNSSQDQDTLALMNIELSDVVFSQNADRDLILTMPNGETVTIVNYFNSTSNEIEFIEFSDGTVLDTDAIMASLGTAGNDTFYSWGKSDTFVLRAGQGDDQIVSTSHNYGEVDTLRFEDGVTAADLYSVYVGNDLKIGFKASDGSITIVNDALDGSGASIYQMTYFVFSDGTTMSRQDFMNATLGTAGNDVFNGSGENDTFVLRAGQGDDQIVSTSHRS; this comes from the coding sequence ATGGCATTATTGACGATCAATCGGAAATTTTTTGGTAATTCAGAAGCATTTGCAAATGGCTTTCTATCGCTAGCAGCACTTGACAGCAATAGTGATGGCGTAATTGATCAAAATGATACGGCTTACGCAGATTTGGTTTTGTGGCAGGATGCCGATGTTGACGGCAATACAGACGCAGGTGAACTTACCACACTGGTTGATGCGGGGGTCGTTAGCATCGATTTGGGTTCTATATCCGTTGATGAGACCAACTCGGGTCACACAGTGAGTGATCGCAGTACGGTGACATGGGTCGATGGTCATTCTACTGTAATAGAAGATATTTGGTTTGAAGTAGACCAGCGCAAAAGCGACTATATTCTGCCAGATAATTTCACTTACTCAGCTGAGGCGATAGTATTGCCTGTTTTATATGGTTATGGACATATCCCCTCAACTTGGGTGGCGTTGTCGCAAGATGCCGCGTTGGTATCAGAATCGAGCAGCCTCGTACAACAAGTCAATAGTGGGGACATAGCTGGCTTTTTGGGGAACTTTGAGCAATTCATGCTAAACTGGGCCGGTGTAGCTGATGTGGACCCAAGCTCTCGTGGAAGCTATATAGATGGCAGACATTTGGCGTTTTTGGAAGAGTTCTACGGCACTGATTTCTTGCAACCCGGTCATGGTTCAAATCCTGGGAGCGCTAACCCCAACGCAAAAGCATCGGTAGACCTCGAAGCACAATTCGACGAGCTGGTTGAGAAATTCGCCGCGCGTTTCATGGCTCAGGCATCAGACTCGGGAATAATATTATCAGTAATGAATTCCGGCTCTCTTCCTACAACAGCAAGTGCGGTGGGATTTCTTAGTGTATTGGCCAGCACATTGGATGCGCAGACAAACCAGCTATCTGGATCAAATGCTGATATTTTCACTGCCGTATTTGATTCAGTTGCAAATGGCGCACTGAATTTAGAAAATGCTTTGGTTGTCATAAAATTATTAAAACTCGACTTAGATGATGGCCAGGGCGGCTATGATGCTGACTTTTCTATTGCCGCTCAAATATATGGCGATCCTGCAATCGCACAAACCATGCTCTATCTATACCAACACTCGAACGACACTTCGAATATGGAGACTGGTACGGATGGTGCCGATTCAATTTCAGGTTCGGCCGCAAATGATTTAATGTTCGGACTTGCTGGTGATGACAACTTAAGTTCGGGTAGTGGTAACAACGTTTTCTTCGGTGGCGCAGGTGATGATACTATGCTCGGAGGAACCGGGGATGACAAATACATCTATCGCTTAGGTGATGGAAATGACGTTATCACAGATCTAAACTCATCTCAGGACCAAGATACACTCGCGCTTATGAATATTGAGCTTAGCGACGTTGTATTTTCCCAAAATGCAGACCGTGATTTGATACTGACTATGCCAAATGGCGAAACAGTAACAATCGTGAATTACTTTAATTCAACCTCGAACGAGATTGAATTTATTGAATTCTCGGACGGCACCGTATTGGATACGGATGCAATTATGGCATCACTTGGGACAGCTGGGAATGACACTTTCTATAGCTGGGGGAAAAGCGATACCTTTGTGCTGCGTGCCGGTCAGGGAGACGATCAGATCGTCTCGACCTCGCATAACTATGGGGAAGTGGACACGCTGCGCTTTGAAGACGGCGTGACGGCAGCCGACCTGTACTCGGTCTATGTTGGCAACGATCTGAAGATCGGCTTCAAGGCATCGGATGGCAGCATCACCATTGTGAATGATGCGCTGGATGGCAGTGGCGCGTCGATCTACCAGATGACCTACTTCGTGTTCTCAGATGGCACAACCATGAGCCGTCAGGACTTTATGAACGCGACACTGGGTACTGCTGGCAATGATGTGTTCAACGGCTCGGGCGAGAACGATACCTTTGTGCTGCGCGCCGGTCAGGGAGACGATCAGATCGTCTCGACCTCGCATAGAAGCTAA